In the genome of Drosophila pseudoobscura strain MV-25-SWS-2005 chromosome 3, UCI_Dpse_MV25, whole genome shotgun sequence, one region contains:
- the eIF3f2 gene encoding eukaryotic translation initiation factor 3 subunit F-2, translating into MSLSNFNLQSKVLLHPLVLFQIIDAYERRAKDVPEVLGTLLGTVAGKTGRIEITNCFSVVHRMHGDNNCHIDLDLKYDNDMLELAQIAYPQEKVLGWFSTGKAVSAAAVELHEYYERQCHSGQPLHLLMDTSLRGQRMNTRIFCAVATGVPGGTKGLMFSLLPMDIYFGSPDIVAMRHMGRQCAQPTKDAGRLLPELEQVVDATKDIQQKLDLVLRYINDILNRKRRPDNTVGRALHDVLTSVPMVEAERFRHMFNTNMRDLLMSLTLSSMIKTQLQLSERLSNMVDA; encoded by the exons ATGTCGCTTTCGAACTTCAATCTGCAGTCCAAGGTGCTGCTGCACCCTCTGGTGCTGTTCCAGATCATCGATGCCTACGAGCGTCGCGCCAAAGACGTCCCAGAG GTGCTGGGAACTTTGTTGGGCACCGTCGCGGGCAAAACAGGCCGCATAGAGATCACCAACTGCTTCAGCGTGGTGCACCGCATGCACGGGGACAACAACTGCCACATTGACCTGGATCTGAAGTACGACAACGATATGCTGGAGCTGGCGCAGATCGCCTATCCGCAGGAGAAGGTTTTGGGCTGGTTCAGCACCGGCAAGGCCGTCTCGGCCGCAGCTGTGGAGCTGCACGAATACTACGAGCGTCAGTGCCACAGCGGGCAGCCGCTGCATCTGCTGATGGACACCTCGCTGCGGGGCCAGCGCATGAACACGCGCATCTTCTGTGCCGTGGCGACGGGCGTGCCCGGTGGCACCAAGGGCCTGATGTTCTCGCTGCTGCCGATGGATATCTACTTCGGATCGCCGGATATTGTGGCCATGCGCCACATGGGGAGGCAGTGCGCACAGCCGACCAAGGATGCGGGCCGCCTATTGCCAGAACTCGAGCAAGTGGTGGACGCCACCAAGGACATCCAGCAGAAGCTCGATCTGGTGCTGCGCTATATCAACGACATCCTCAACCGCAAGCGTCGCCCCGACAACACCGTGGGCCGTGCCCTGCACGATGTTTTGACCTCGGTGCCGATGGTGGAGGCGGAGCGCTTCCGTCACATGTTCAACACCAACATGCGCGACCTCCTCATGTCGCTGACACTCTCCTCGATGATCAAGACCCAGCTGCAGCTCAGCGAACGTCTATCCAATATGGTGGATGCTTAG